In the genome of Pseudarthrobacter sp. IC2-21, one region contains:
- a CDS encoding DUF998 domain-containing protein, translated as MPIEKRQALLAAGPLSSLLYVAATDGVAAAKWEGYRRTEQMVSELLAVGSPGRDAIVPLLWIYTLLFIAFGVGVWSSTHGNRALRTGGGLLIGYGLWNIAGGFFPLRLGDETSVPLHILATNVQLALMVAAMCFVAAGFHGRMRWYSIISLVLSAVMGMIAFMAAPGPNLVLGIGERISIGAFLLWVAVLAVALWKRTLSRQAAEGPPS; from the coding sequence GTGCCAATCGAGAAGCGCCAGGCCCTCCTCGCCGCAGGACCACTCTCCTCGCTGCTCTACGTGGCGGCGACCGACGGCGTCGCGGCGGCAAAGTGGGAGGGTTACCGCCGCACCGAGCAGATGGTCAGTGAACTCCTCGCTGTCGGCTCCCCCGGCCGCGACGCCATCGTCCCGCTCCTGTGGATCTACACGCTACTGTTCATCGCCTTTGGGGTTGGCGTATGGAGCTCCACGCACGGCAACCGCGCCCTGCGCACCGGCGGCGGCCTGCTGATCGGCTACGGGCTGTGGAACATCGCGGGAGGCTTCTTTCCGCTGAGGCTCGGCGATGAAACGTCCGTTCCCCTGCACATCCTGGCCACCAACGTCCAGCTCGCCCTCATGGTCGCCGCGATGTGCTTCGTGGCCGCAGGGTTCCACGGCCGCATGCGCTGGTACTCGATCATTTCGCTTGTACTTTCCGCGGTCATGGGCATGATCGCGTTCATGGCCGCGCCGGGACCGAACCTCGTGCTGGGCATCGGCGAAAGAATCAGCATCGGGGCGTTCCTGCTCTGGGTGGCGGTCCTGGCAGTGGCGCTGTGGAAGCGGACCTTGTCCCGGCAGGCAGCTGAAGGGCCGCCGTCGTAA
- a CDS encoding pentapeptide repeat-containing protein: protein MQTNSAHPAAHSAPALDRQSLLPDCGNCFALCCTAFGFSRSADFALDKPAGSPCPNLAADFSCTIHSSLRPRGFRGCTVFDCFGAGQKVSQGLFGGTSWRENPESTGPMFAAFKAVRQLHEMLWYLAEARCRTFDSDLAHQAVELGTIIGQAVDGGLQPLLALDIQELHARVRSMLMEVSTEVRSAYFAAGGDHLDAGLGAGADLMGINLRGRRLCGADLRGAYLIAADLRDSDLSGVDLLGADLRDARLEGADLSAALYLTQPQLNAARGSRATRLPADLVQPPHWWPGSGQG, encoded by the coding sequence ATGCAAACGAATTCAGCCCACCCCGCCGCACACTCGGCGCCTGCCCTTGACCGGCAGTCCCTGCTCCCGGACTGCGGAAACTGCTTTGCCCTCTGCTGTACCGCCTTCGGATTCTCGCGCTCGGCAGATTTTGCGCTCGACAAACCCGCAGGTTCACCCTGCCCGAACCTCGCCGCCGATTTCTCCTGCACCATCCACAGCAGCCTCCGCCCCAGGGGGTTTCGCGGCTGCACGGTCTTTGACTGCTTCGGCGCCGGCCAAAAGGTGTCCCAGGGGCTCTTCGGCGGAACGAGCTGGCGCGAGAACCCCGAGTCCACCGGTCCGATGTTTGCCGCGTTCAAAGCCGTGCGGCAGCTGCACGAGATGCTCTGGTACCTGGCGGAGGCCCGGTGCCGAACTTTCGATTCCGACCTCGCCCACCAGGCCGTGGAACTTGGCACCATCATCGGGCAGGCCGTCGACGGCGGTCTGCAGCCCCTGCTCGCACTGGACATCCAGGAGCTTCATGCCCGGGTGAGGTCAATGCTGATGGAGGTCAGCACGGAAGTCCGGTCCGCCTACTTTGCCGCGGGCGGTGACCACCTGGATGCCGGGCTCGGGGCCGGAGCCGACCTGATGGGCATCAATCTCAGGGGACGCCGGTTGTGCGGTGCAGACCTGCGAGGGGCTTACCTGATTGCGGCTGATCTGCGAGACAGCGACTTATCGGGGGTGGATCTGCTCGGTGCGGACCTCCGGGATGCGCGGCTTGAGGGCGCCGACCTCTCGGCGGCCCTGTATCTGACCCAGCCGCAGCTCAACGCGGCGCGCGGCAGCCGCGCAACCCGGCTGCCGGCGGACCTGGTGCAGCCACCGCACTGGTGGCCAGGTTCGGGTCAGGGATGA
- a CDS encoding serine hydrolase domain-containing protein, with the protein MTSHRKSLARVLAVGLAILSTGLLVAAQPGWAAPAIPAAQPVAVSAELTTADADAWLDGVLPALLEREEIPGAAVSIVRDGRVLTRRGFGLADTGISGNQPRPVDPERTIFRVGSVSKTVVATAVMQLVQRGQVDLDRPVTDYVNIELPTRFRTPITLRHLLTHTAGFEEVYANMILPAGTPVPALRETVTAAPPDQIYEPGTTPAYSNYSYALAAYVVESVTGREAAEYLQAEVLRAAGMATASFAQPLPERLNADLAQVYPSRHQQPIPFELVGPWPPGSLSASAADMAAFLLAQLNTGGSALLNQQTLALMHSPALGEDRLGGLAAGHRMALGLFEEDRNGRRILGHSGDLIHSHAALQLYPDDATGIFIAVNGSGARADSATVLRRAVLDGFADRYFPAAGPGPSPVGTAADHAQAVAGIYGLSRTPQSTFMRAYSMLASVQISADDAGTLTIPLPTDAGGTPVRLAEVEPWVWQDSEGHHRVAVRVDEAGAVGAIGVSPALVLLPKPAWQVMAAPVVAGSLGVLLFALLAWPVRAIIGWRLKAPLDLPRRDMRLRRITLTAAAVIAVGVTLWAGAVMQMSGGFSAQPGLIRGAQAATALGALGLVPAVWRAMRASRQAHKSRAVLATLVALAFLGFGAVALAGGLLLPDITY; encoded by the coding sequence GTGACCAGCCACCGGAAGTCCCTCGCCCGCGTCCTAGCCGTCGGCCTCGCCATACTCTCCACCGGGCTGCTTGTTGCGGCACAGCCGGGTTGGGCCGCCCCAGCGATTCCGGCCGCCCAGCCTGTGGCCGTGTCCGCGGAGCTCACTACGGCCGACGCCGATGCGTGGCTCGACGGAGTGCTCCCGGCGCTGCTGGAGCGGGAGGAGATTCCGGGCGCCGCGGTCTCGATCGTCCGGGACGGGAGGGTGCTGACCCGGCGCGGTTTTGGCCTGGCGGATACGGGCATCAGCGGGAACCAGCCCCGCCCGGTGGATCCTGAGAGGACTATTTTCCGGGTGGGTTCGGTCTCCAAGACCGTGGTGGCCACGGCGGTGATGCAGCTGGTGCAGCGTGGGCAGGTCGATCTGGACCGTCCGGTCACCGATTACGTGAACATTGAGCTTCCCACCCGCTTCAGAACGCCCATCACGCTGCGGCACCTGCTCACCCACACTGCCGGTTTCGAGGAGGTCTACGCCAACATGATCCTGCCCGCCGGCACCCCCGTGCCGGCGTTGCGCGAGACCGTCACCGCGGCTCCGCCGGATCAGATCTACGAGCCGGGGACCACACCGGCGTATTCCAACTACTCCTACGCGCTCGCCGCCTACGTGGTGGAGTCCGTCACCGGGCGTGAGGCTGCCGAGTACCTTCAGGCCGAGGTGCTCCGGGCCGCCGGCATGGCGACGGCCAGCTTCGCCCAGCCATTGCCGGAGCGCCTGAACGCGGACCTCGCCCAGGTCTATCCGTCCCGGCACCAGCAGCCCATCCCGTTTGAGCTGGTGGGCCCTTGGCCGCCCGGATCCCTGTCAGCGTCCGCCGCGGACATGGCCGCCTTCCTGCTCGCGCAGCTTAACACCGGCGGGTCCGCCCTGCTCAACCAGCAGACGCTCGCCCTGATGCACAGCCCGGCGCTGGGGGAGGACCGGCTGGGCGGCCTCGCCGCAGGGCACCGGATGGCACTCGGACTCTTCGAGGAGGACCGCAACGGGCGCCGGATCCTCGGGCACAGCGGGGACCTGATCCATTCGCACGCCGCCCTGCAGCTCTACCCGGACGACGCCACCGGCATCTTCATCGCGGTCAACGGTTCCGGCGCCCGGGCTGACTCCGCAACCGTCCTGCGCCGCGCGGTCCTGGATGGCTTCGCGGACCGCTACTTCCCGGCCGCCGGACCGGGTCCGTCACCGGTGGGCACCGCCGCGGACCATGCTCAGGCCGTCGCGGGAATTTACGGCCTGTCACGGACGCCGCAAAGCACCTTTATGCGGGCCTACTCGATGCTGGCATCGGTGCAGATCAGCGCCGACGACGCCGGGACACTCACCATCCCGCTGCCTACCGACGCCGGCGGCACCCCGGTCAGGCTGGCCGAGGTTGAACCGTGGGTGTGGCAGGACAGCGAGGGGCACCACCGCGTGGCCGTGCGGGTCGATGAGGCCGGTGCGGTCGGGGCCATCGGAGTCAGCCCGGCCCTCGTGCTCCTCCCCAAGCCGGCCTGGCAGGTCATGGCCGCACCGGTGGTGGCAGGGTCCCTCGGCGTTCTCCTGTTCGCTCTGCTCGCCTGGCCCGTGCGGGCAATCATCGGCTGGCGGCTCAAGGCTCCGCTGGACCTTCCGCGGCGCGACATGCGGCTGCGACGGATCACGCTGACCGCGGCCGCCGTGATCGCCGTCGGCGTCACCCTGTGGGCTGGTGCCGTGATGCAGATGTCGGGCGGATTTTCCGCGCAACCCGGGCTGATCCGTGGTGCACAGGCTGCAACCGCGCTCGGCGCACTCGGACTGGTGCCGGCGGTGTGGCGTGCCATGCGTGCCTCGCGGCAGGCACACAAGTCCCGGGCGGTGCTGGCTACGCTGGTGGCGCTGGCCTTCCTGGGTTTCGGGGCGGTGGCGCTGGCCGGCGGACTGCTGCTGCCGGACATCACTTACTGA
- a CDS encoding SRPBCC domain-containing protein: MNEQPGSHVLNLECRLEAPPEKVFRLLTEAAELAKWWGPAGFTLPSAELNLVPGGRYRFRMAPPDGEPFHLSGEFLEIDPPWHLVYTFNWEEPTPDDRETVADLVLAADGGGTRLALSQGPFLTKERLALHRDGWTESFEKLRTAAVAADQ, translated from the coding sequence ATGAATGAGCAGCCCGGCAGTCATGTCCTGAACCTGGAATGCAGGCTGGAGGCGCCGCCGGAAAAGGTCTTCAGGCTGCTGACGGAAGCAGCCGAGCTGGCGAAGTGGTGGGGCCCCGCCGGCTTCACTCTCCCCTCGGCCGAACTCAATCTGGTGCCGGGCGGCCGCTACCGCTTCCGCATGGCCCCGCCGGACGGCGAGCCTTTCCACCTCTCCGGCGAGTTCCTCGAAATCGACCCGCCCTGGCACCTCGTCTACACCTTCAACTGGGAGGAACCGACGCCGGACGACCGGGAGACCGTGGCCGACCTCGTGCTCGCTGCCGACGGCGGGGGCACGCGGCTGGCACTCTCGCAGGGCCCTTTCCTGACCAAGGAGCGGCTGGCCCTGCACCGCGATGGCTGGACCGAGTCCTTCGAAAAACTCCGGACCGCCGCGGTGGCTGCCGATCAGTAA
- a CDS encoding YciI family protein yields MSKYLVLIFQDEAAKQSEGEAISTPYQEFQQRRGASLLGGAALQPPSTATSIRRDGAGGFSVTDGPFAESKEALGGYYLIEAADLDEALEIAKDVPAGIGVEVRPVRMVS; encoded by the coding sequence ATGTCAAAGTATTTGGTCCTGATCTTTCAGGATGAGGCGGCGAAGCAATCCGAGGGTGAGGCCATCAGCACCCCCTACCAGGAGTTCCAGCAGCGCCGCGGCGCGTCACTGCTCGGCGGGGCCGCACTGCAGCCGCCTTCGACGGCGACGTCCATCCGGCGCGACGGGGCAGGCGGATTCTCGGTGACGGACGGTCCGTTCGCCGAGTCAAAGGAAGCGCTGGGCGGCTACTACCTGATCGAGGCGGCCGACCTGGATGAGGCGCTGGAGATCGCCAAGGACGTTCCGGCCGGCATCGGGGTAGAGGTCCGGCCCGTGCGAATGGTCAGCTGA
- a CDS encoding RNA polymerase sigma factor, protein MPQAASAEVAAAVADAHRREWAFVLAATVRVAGDIDTAEEAVQDAYASALATWGPRGIPQNPGAWLTVTARRRALDCRRRAATAQRALPKLLDPAEATDYEPDPGPEGIPDDRLRLIFTCCHPALGLDARVALTLRLLCGLSTADVARAFLIPEATMAARITRAKKKITAAHIPYRVPAASELHGRIDGVLSVVYLVYTTGHTAPSGAGLMRRDLAERGLELARMLRVLLPQDRDVAGLLSLILLTDARRSARLDGHRELVLMEHQDRAKWDRAAIEEGVALLREALGARPPGRFAVMAAIAAVHDESASWSDTDWREILGLYDVLMETWPSPVVQLNRAIALGFAVGPAEGLAELDALGAEPQLARYPYLAAARADFLTRLGRVREARVAFEEALILTDNETERRYLRSCLNQLAG, encoded by the coding sequence ATGCCGCAGGCCGCCAGCGCGGAGGTTGCTGCCGCGGTTGCCGATGCGCACCGCCGGGAGTGGGCGTTCGTGCTGGCGGCCACCGTCCGTGTTGCGGGGGACATCGACACGGCGGAAGAGGCGGTCCAGGACGCGTACGCCAGCGCACTGGCCACGTGGGGTCCGCGGGGCATCCCGCAGAACCCCGGCGCGTGGCTCACGGTGACCGCCCGCCGTCGGGCCCTGGACTGCCGCCGGCGGGCCGCGACGGCGCAGCGGGCGCTCCCGAAGCTGCTGGACCCGGCCGAGGCAACCGATTATGAGCCGGACCCCGGGCCGGAAGGCATTCCCGACGACCGGCTGCGCCTGATCTTCACCTGCTGCCACCCGGCCCTGGGGTTGGACGCCCGGGTTGCCCTGACGCTGAGGCTCCTCTGCGGGCTCTCCACCGCCGACGTGGCAAGGGCGTTCCTCATCCCCGAGGCCACCATGGCCGCGCGGATCACCCGGGCGAAGAAGAAGATCACTGCCGCGCATATCCCGTACCGCGTGCCGGCGGCATCGGAGCTGCACGGGCGCATTGACGGCGTGCTGTCGGTCGTCTACCTCGTGTACACCACTGGGCACACCGCACCGTCGGGCGCCGGCCTGATGCGCCGGGACCTCGCGGAACGCGGCCTTGAACTGGCCCGAATGCTTCGGGTCCTGCTTCCGCAGGACCGCGACGTCGCCGGCCTCCTGTCCCTCATTCTGCTCACCGACGCCCGCAGGTCCGCCCGGCTCGACGGGCACCGTGAACTCGTGCTGATGGAGCACCAGGACAGGGCGAAATGGGACCGGGCGGCCATCGAGGAAGGCGTGGCGCTCCTGCGCGAGGCGTTGGGTGCGCGGCCGCCGGGCCGCTTCGCCGTGATGGCGGCCATCGCTGCCGTCCATGACGAGAGTGCGTCGTGGTCCGACACTGACTGGCGGGAGATCCTGGGGCTCTACGACGTGCTGATGGAGACGTGGCCTTCTCCCGTTGTCCAGCTCAACCGGGCCATTGCACTCGGCTTTGCGGTGGGCCCGGCGGAAGGCCTGGCGGAGTTGGATGCGCTCGGCGCGGAGCCGCAGCTGGCCCGTTATCCGTATCTTGCCGCCGCGCGCGCCGATTTCCTGACCAGGCTGGGCCGCGTCCGCGAGGCCAGGGTGGCCTTCGAGGAGGCGCTGATCCTGACCGACAATGAGACCGAACGGCGCTACCTCCGCAGCTGCCTGAACCAACTGGCGGGCTGA
- a CDS encoding ArsR/SmtB family transcription factor → MDAVFKALADPTRRDLLDELFREDGQTLHALEARFEMTRYGVMKHLKLLEDAGLVVTRRRGREKLHFLNPVPIRLIHDRWVSKYAEPWAAGLSDLKTRLESPMEKIFEIYIKTTPERLWEAITDSEIRSKYQFGNTLSSDWTPGGRFEMGNPKAGALLGEGENIEVDPPRRLVQTMTALWGEDVKAEGTSRITWEIEPVGDSCHLTVTHDQLREGANEQLYGGWPMILSGLKTWLETGEKLTTPGSLLYT, encoded by the coding sequence GTGGACGCCGTATTCAAGGCCCTCGCCGACCCCACCCGCCGGGACCTGCTCGATGAGCTCTTCCGGGAGGACGGGCAGACCCTGCATGCGCTTGAGGCCCGCTTTGAGATGACCCGCTACGGGGTGATGAAGCACCTCAAGCTGCTGGAGGACGCCGGCCTGGTGGTCACCCGCCGCCGGGGCCGGGAGAAACTCCACTTCCTGAATCCGGTGCCCATCCGGCTGATCCACGACCGCTGGGTGAGCAAGTATGCCGAACCATGGGCCGCTGGCCTCAGCGACCTCAAAACCAGATTGGAAAGTCCCATGGAAAAGATCTTCGAAATCTACATCAAGACCACGCCGGAACGGCTCTGGGAAGCCATCACGGACAGCGAGATCCGCAGCAAATACCAGTTCGGGAACACCCTCTCCTCCGACTGGACCCCGGGCGGCCGGTTTGAGATGGGCAACCCGAAAGCCGGGGCGCTGCTGGGCGAAGGCGAGAACATCGAAGTTGACCCGCCGCGCCGGCTCGTCCAGACCATGACGGCGCTGTGGGGCGAGGACGTCAAAGCCGAAGGCACCTCACGGATCACCTGGGAGATCGAACCCGTGGGAGACTCCTGCCACCTCACCGTCACCCACGACCAGCTCCGCGAGGGCGCCAACGAACAGCTCTACGGCGGCTGGCCCATGATCCTTTCCGGCCTGAAGACCTGGCTCGAGACCGGCGAGAAACTCACCACCCCCGGCTCGCTCCTGTACACGTAA
- a CDS encoding heme-binding protein: protein MTEQQPYELVHRYPHFELRRYPAHVVAEVHVKATFDRAGNAAFRHLFNYISGSNTARQKLAMTAPVIQETQAPQKLAMTAPVIQSGPLPGSDSPADFVIAFVLPASTTAETAPAPTNPDVVVREVPGSLAAVVRFSGSGNAKAFEQRNTGLQAALPLAGLTAVGPPRFARFDPPFKPWFLRHNEVIQDVQETASA from the coding sequence ATGACCGAACAGCAACCTTATGAGCTGGTGCACCGCTACCCGCACTTTGAACTGCGCCGCTATCCCGCGCACGTCGTTGCCGAGGTGCATGTCAAGGCCACCTTTGACCGGGCCGGCAACGCTGCCTTCCGGCATTTGTTCAACTACATCAGCGGCAGCAACACGGCCCGGCAGAAGCTGGCGATGACGGCCCCCGTCATCCAGGAAACCCAGGCTCCGCAGAAGCTGGCGATGACAGCGCCGGTTATCCAGAGCGGCCCGCTGCCAGGCAGCGATTCGCCCGCTGACTTTGTGATTGCCTTTGTGCTGCCCGCCAGTACGACGGCGGAAACCGCACCCGCACCGACGAACCCTGACGTGGTGGTCAGGGAAGTTCCGGGTTCACTGGCCGCGGTGGTCCGCTTCTCGGGCAGCGGCAACGCTAAGGCCTTTGAGCAACGGAACACGGGGCTGCAGGCGGCACTGCCCCTGGCCGGTCTGACGGCGGTGGGTCCGCCGCGGTTTGCCCGCTTTGACCCGCCCTTCAAGCCCTGGTTCCTGCGGCACAACGAGGTCATCCAGGACGTGCAGGAGACAGCCAGCGCCTAG
- a CDS encoding GNAT family N-acetyltransferase, whose amino-acid sequence MEYQLRQATPGDALAVVLFHTLAHEESYGHLLSPEFFRARRASIAERAERRRPHLAVDDPRIIAVDGNNHIVGLADAGPGRDEDGPAELELYSLFTLRHTYGTGLGAALLSAAVGDSAAYLWVLRDNPRAQAFYLKQGFRPDGATGLLPPEWEELPQVRMVRPARG is encoded by the coding sequence ATGGAGTATCAGCTGCGCCAGGCCACGCCCGGGGACGCCCTCGCCGTCGTGCTCTTCCATACACTCGCCCACGAGGAGAGCTACGGGCACTTACTGTCCCCGGAGTTCTTCCGCGCCCGGCGGGCCAGCATCGCCGAACGGGCCGAACGGCGCCGCCCGCACCTGGCAGTTGATGACCCGCGGATCATCGCCGTGGACGGCAACAACCACATCGTGGGACTGGCGGACGCCGGGCCGGGCCGGGATGAGGACGGCCCCGCGGAGCTGGAACTGTATTCGCTCTTTACGCTCCGGCACACCTACGGGACGGGACTGGGCGCGGCACTGTTGAGTGCCGCCGTCGGCGATTCCGCCGCCTATCTGTGGGTGCTCCGGGACAATCCCCGGGCGCAGGCGTTTTACCTCAAGCAGGGATTTCGCCCCGATGGGGCAACGGGCCTGCTCCCGCCCGAGTGGGAAGAGTTGCCGCAGGTCAGGATGGTCCGGCCGGCCCGGGGCTGA
- a CDS encoding LLM class flavin-dependent oxidoreductase, with translation MKNIGFLSFGHWTDHPESGTRTASDALLQAIDLSVAAEELGADGAYFRVHHFAQQYASPFPLLAAIGARTSRIEIGTGVIDMRYENPLYMAEDAGAADLISGGRLQLGISRGSPEQVIDGWRHFGYAPAEGESDADMGRRHTERLLEVLKGEGFAAPSPRPMFPNPPGLLRMEPHSEGLRERIWWGSGSNATAIWAAKLGMNLQSSTLKDDESGKPFHVQQAEQIELYRQAWKEAGHQREPRVSVSRSIFALTDERDWQYFGRDRHSSDQVGNIDAKTRAVFGRSYAGTPEELAKKLAEDEAIAAADTLLLTVPNQLGVDYNAHVIESILKYVAPELGWR, from the coding sequence GTGAAGAACATCGGATTTCTGTCATTCGGCCATTGGACCGACCACCCGGAGTCCGGCACCCGGACTGCCTCGGACGCGCTGTTGCAGGCGATTGACCTCTCCGTCGCGGCCGAAGAGCTGGGGGCGGACGGCGCCTATTTCCGCGTCCACCACTTCGCGCAGCAGTACGCCTCCCCGTTCCCGCTGCTCGCTGCGATCGGCGCCCGGACAAGCCGGATTGAGATCGGCACCGGCGTGATCGACATGCGCTACGAGAACCCGCTCTACATGGCGGAAGACGCCGGCGCGGCCGACCTGATCTCGGGCGGCCGGCTGCAGCTGGGCATCAGCCGTGGTTCACCCGAGCAGGTCATCGACGGGTGGCGCCACTTCGGCTACGCTCCCGCCGAGGGCGAGTCGGACGCGGACATGGGCCGCAGGCACACCGAGCGTCTGCTCGAGGTGCTCAAGGGCGAGGGCTTCGCGGCACCCAGCCCCCGCCCGATGTTCCCGAATCCGCCGGGCCTGCTGCGCATGGAGCCGCACTCCGAGGGCCTGCGCGAGCGCATCTGGTGGGGTTCGGGCTCGAACGCCACGGCCATCTGGGCGGCAAAGCTCGGCATGAACCTGCAAAGCTCCACGCTCAAGGATGACGAGAGCGGCAAGCCCTTCCACGTCCAGCAGGCCGAGCAGATTGAGCTCTACCGGCAGGCCTGGAAGGAGGCGGGGCACCAGCGAGAGCCGCGCGTCTCGGTCAGCCGCAGCATCTTCGCCCTGACGGACGAGCGCGACTGGCAATACTTCGGCCGCGACCGCCACAGTTCGGACCAGGTGGGCAACATCGACGCGAAAACGCGCGCCGTGTTTGGCCGCTCCTACGCGGGCACCCCGGAGGAGCTGGCCAAGAAGCTGGCCGAGGACGAGGCGATCGCCGCGGCAGACACCCTGCTGCTCACGGTCCCGAACCAGCTCGGCGTCGACTACAACGCCCACGTCATCGAATCGATCCTGAAGTATGTAGCGCCCGAGCTCGGCTGGCGCTGA
- a CDS encoding MarR family winged helix-turn-helix transcriptional regulator: protein MTEETQWLDERETEVWRGFLQASQQMAAAMDRQLVRESQLSGAEFAVLVPLSEHPDGVVRARELGRSLGWDRSRLSHLLKRMEARGLLERKNCSSDARGLDVQITPDGRKAIEHAAPGHVEFVRTHFVDPLTRAEQDALASATRKIIASLQPECE from the coding sequence GTGACGGAGGAAACCCAATGGCTGGACGAACGGGAGACCGAAGTCTGGCGCGGATTCCTGCAGGCATCCCAGCAAATGGCGGCCGCCATGGACCGCCAGCTGGTGCGGGAGTCACAGCTCTCCGGAGCCGAATTTGCGGTGCTTGTTCCACTCTCTGAGCACCCGGACGGCGTGGTTCGTGCACGCGAGCTGGGCCGGTCGCTCGGCTGGGACCGCAGCCGCCTGTCCCACCTGCTCAAGCGGATGGAGGCCAGGGGCCTGTTGGAGAGGAAGAACTGTTCCTCCGATGCACGCGGCCTGGACGTGCAGATCACCCCGGACGGCCGGAAGGCCATAGAGCACGCGGCGCCGGGTCATGTGGAGTTCGTCCGCACACACTTCGTCGACCCGCTCACCCGCGCGGAACAGGACGCCTTGGCCTCGGCCACCCGCAAAATCATTGCCTCCCTTCAGCCTGAATGCGAGTAA
- a CDS encoding NAD(P)H-dependent oxidoreductase — protein sequence MIETSTIPNGEAPMSWFKIFSRKSKPGHSAASAAPSVTAPSVVAPAAEAPAAVAPEVSPAADPLAENGLPKIAIITGASRPGSVNKSVAEWVLAQVADRTDADVELVDIADFSLPLLDEAYPAAYQNYQNPATKAWSAKVSEFDGFIFVVHEYNHTAGPVLTNALSYLNAEFNNKVAGFVSYGSAGGARAVEHLREILSELQVAHVRNQVMFSLFNDFENFSEFKPTEQNAGTLAPMVDQVVSWAKGFATIR from the coding sequence ATGATTGAAACATCAACCATTCCGAACGGTGAGGCGCCCATGTCCTGGTTCAAAATTTTCTCCCGCAAGTCCAAGCCCGGCCACTCAGCTGCCTCGGCAGCCCCCAGCGTGACGGCCCCCAGCGTGGTGGCCCCTGCCGCAGAGGCTCCCGCCGCAGTTGCCCCTGAGGTTTCCCCGGCCGCCGATCCCCTGGCCGAGAATGGCCTGCCCAAGATTGCCATCATTACCGGCGCCAGCCGGCCCGGCAGCGTGAACAAGTCCGTAGCCGAGTGGGTTCTGGCCCAGGTGGCGGACCGCACGGATGCGGACGTCGAGCTGGTGGACATCGCCGACTTCAGCCTCCCCCTGCTGGACGAGGCCTACCCCGCCGCGTACCAGAACTACCAGAACCCGGCCACCAAGGCGTGGTCGGCCAAGGTCAGCGAGTTCGACGGCTTCATCTTCGTGGTGCACGAGTACAACCACACTGCAGGCCCGGTGCTCACCAACGCCCTGTCCTACCTGAACGCAGAGTTCAACAACAAGGTGGCGGGCTTTGTGTCCTACGGTTCAGCCGGCGGCGCCCGCGCCGTCGAGCACTTGCGCGAGATCCTCTCCGAACTCCAGGTCGCTCACGTGCGCAACCAGGTCATGTTCTCCCTGTTCAATGACTTCGAGAACTTCTCCGAGTTCAAGCCGACCGAGCAGAACGCCGGCACCCTGGCACCGATGGTTGACCAGGTGGTCTCCTGGGCCAAGGGCTTCGCGACCATTCGCTAG